One region of Rattus norvegicus strain BN/NHsdMcwi chromosome 13, GRCr8, whole genome shotgun sequence genomic DNA includes:
- the C13H1orf202 gene encoding uncharacterized protein C1orf202 homolog, with protein MFPWQLNPEGGWRLRAHIPWRPPTERRWSFGVLEGTAKLRGGWLPDSSAPGQPMAEARGPRRGGVQHELLEKVARLQRGARHAEPEAATRRTAGDSGSGLGFWCWRRLFARGARGARRRKGKFTRPGAAAPPERGVWAPPGLQRLLQRLATWRRRYLRRGERPEGLEEIPLLVLERARAAD; from the coding sequence ATGTTTCCTTGGCAACTTAACCCAGAGGGTGGGTGGCGGCTAAGGGCACACATCCCCTGGAGGCCACCCACGGAGAGACGCTGGTCCTTTGGGGTCCTGGAGGGCACCGCAAAGCTGAGAGGAGGGTGGCTTCCCGATTCCTCAGCCCCGGGCCAGCCCATGGCGGAGGCGCGGGGTCCGCGGCGCGGTGGCGTGCAGCACGAGCTGCTAGAGAAGGTGGCGCGCCTGCAGCGGGGAGCGCGGCACGCCGAGCCCGAGGCGGCGACGCGCAGAACGGCGGGCGACAGCGGTTCGGGCTTGGGCTTCTGGTGCTGGCGGCGGCTGTTCGCCCGCGGAGCCCGCGGGGCGCGCCGGAGGAAGGGCAAGTTCACGCGGCCCGGCGCCGCGGCCCCGCCGGAGCGCGGCGTGTGGGCGCCCCCCGGCCTGCAGAGGCTGCTACAGAGGCTGGCGACTTGGCGGCGGCGCTACTTACGGCGAGGGGAGCGACCCGAGGGCCTGGAGGAGATCCCGCTGCTCGTGCTGGAGCGCGCGCGCGCTGCCGACTAG